Below is a window of Fundulus heteroclitus isolate FHET01 unplaced genomic scaffold, MU-UCD_Fhet_4.1 scaffold_54, whole genome shotgun sequence DNA.
CATGATGGCGCTGAGAAATGGTTTCTTCTCAGGGTTACATTCCCCAGATTCAAGTGGACCAAGAAATAAGCAGATTAAGGAAGaacatcagtttttcttttgagTGTTTGTGTCAACTTAAGGAAGCAAAGGGGCTCAGAAGCTACGCTGAGGTTGCCACCTTCTCTCTGGACAGGTAGGCTAAATGTTTGCTAACGTTAACAAAAGGACCTGGCAACCAGCGTGTGTGAGCACGCCGCCTACTGGCCAGGAAGAATTAAACTTCTAGCTATCTCTTCTAAActtaaatacaaaagaaatcaacTCTAATGCCAGGGCCACAAATCACCATAGTTACCGTAGTAACTCTTAAATCACTTAGTTAAATACACATTATTaagtaattaatttttttagctCAACTAGAAAAAAGGCCTGACGAGACTACTAATGTAATCTGTCATCTTAATTCAGCCCAGTGAAACTTGTTGAAGCTCGGTATCGTTGTCTTGTTGGAACACCCAACTGTGTTGAGGTTTAAACAATGAGACCCAAAGGGTTACACAAGATGAAAGGAAATGAATTAAAGTCATTAACGTACATCCCAGGAATCAGCGAGGCTTCATAAGCTTGACTGCAGGAATGTCCGTGTTGATTTCTTCAGTGAAACCAGCCTAACAGCAGTAAGAAGAGCCCAAAACCAACATCTTCACTTTGACTGAACGTTGCAGCTGCCTGCATGGTCAGGCTAAATGCCTTCTGGAGAGACGTCTAATGGTTAATGGATTGAGCTTTCTGGCCACAATGACCAGACAGATGTTTGGAGCAATCAATGTGAGGCTTTCAAGTCTAGGAGCCTGAATCAGCTGTCAAGCGCGGCGATGGTGGCATCGTGCTCTGTTTCTCAACCACTGGCACAAAGTTGATGTCATAACGAATCAGGACCGcctccacgttcttcagttTTACATTTAATCAAGAGCGAGATTGATGAAATTGAACTTCTCTGGTCTTTGTTTAAAAGCCTTCATGTGTAGCAGTGGCCCAGCAAACTCATAAGCTCTGCTGGTTAAAGACCCCACCAGAATTATGCTAAAATCTTATTGGCTGCAAAAATCCCGAGCTTTCTCTTTAAAGAGACATTTTActaaaaatcaatgaaaatgcaTGTATATACTTTGGCATCGATAttgataaaacacttttttttctcttcaaatttACAAAGCAGTGCAATCTtgccactttgaaaaagtatgGTTTAAATcagggtgtcaaactcattttggttgaggggccgcattcagcttaatctgatctcaagagggccacacgagtaaactcattatcccccccccccccgccccccccagtgtcctgtctggcaatgtggcaataagaattgttgtcttaatgccaaaaagagctaatcagatttgactttcacaagtggagcagtactgcttttgccatagttctccgcttgatttatgaaagtgaatagttttattatgattcatgtggagAATATCTCAAATgctatggacactacaatgggaaagtaggagaggaaaggaagaacaagaagaaaaaagaaaatctgaaagaaagaggagataaaaggaagagaatgataaaacaattattgaaaaaaacatgtacttcgcttaattgaaaatttgcagttcctatattgtccacgaggggcgctgtgttttaattagcagattaagcttcaggtgtggaaaactttaaataatttcttaatttttatctgtttgatgtatttcgttatgcaggacagtgtttttaagttccaaaaaatgtgaattaatgtttttcaacattgtacaatcactgtgatcagttcttatgcataatgcacaagtaaatgtttaactgagtaaaagttttgttgaaattgtacatgcttttcttaaaaacgctgaggttattcatgatatattgtgtaaaagtgaaatgaatttaatataaaaatcaacaacaagtccacttttattaattctatttaatcttgcaatgagtttacttgtgtggccctcttgagatcagataaagctgaatgcggcccctaaaccaaaattagtttgacacccctagtttaaataaacaaaagcaacTTATTTTTACGTTAATTCCCAGGATGAGTGCAGACAAACATGCGACCAGCACCGGATAATCAGACGTCTTAATATAAAAACTATCTGATGCAacgttttctgttttctctggcAGGTAATGATCCCTCTGAGCAGCATCCCCACCTACAGCGCCGCCATGGACTCCTCTTCCTTCCTGAAGACCTCCTTCAGCAAGTTCCCGTACCCCACGAAGGCCGAGCTCTGCTACCTGACCGTGGTCACCAAGTTCCCCGAGGAGCAGATCAAGATTTGGTTCACGGCTCAAAGACTGAAGCAAGGCATCAGCTGGTCCCCCGAGGAGATAGAGGAGGCCAGGAGGAAGatgttcaacaccatcatccagACGGCACCGGTCGGCTCGCAGGGCCAAAGCCAGAGTCACCACGGCCCGGCTCCACACACCATCACGGTGCTGCCCGCCTCCCTGGGGCCCACGGGGATCCCTCAGTTTCTGCAGGGGTCTCTCGTCAGCCAGGGGGGAGTAATCGTCACGCAGCCCGTGGTGGCAAACGGCATCCAGGTCAGCAGCGCTCCCGTGGCCCTGGCCGTCACGCCCAAGCCCCAGGCGGCGGCCCGGCCCATGATGCAGGCGCGACCCGCCGCGGCGCCGGCGGCGGACAAAGGCACCGGCGTGGTGGTGGGCACGGCGGGCagcggcagcggcggcggcgcaGGGAGCAACATCGTTCCCAGCAGCAAGGCCGTGACCAGCAGTGCTGAGGGCGGTGCCATCAACCTCAGTCTAGGAAACGGTAGTCATAGCAACACTAAGGTGAGCGGCGTCAACGGCAAACACAGTGGCGCCGAAGCCCCCTCCAGCGACAGGAGCAGCAGTGACGCCAAAAACGCAGACGTTAAACCCAACAGTGCGGTGCAGACTGACAGTAAGACCCCCACAGACAGCAAAACCGTCATCAGCAGCAGCGACACCCCGCAGAGCAAAGACCCCACCGGAGGCAGCAGCCAGAACAACTCGGCCAGTCCGGCCACAGAGGAGCCAGATCCTTCCGCCTGCGACTCTCCAGGCATCAAAACGGAGGAGCCTTCATCTGGCGCCCCCAAgtcttcctctccctctcccgCGGTCGCTCCCGGCAGCGGCGCCGGCTCCCGGACGCCCTCCAGCGCCTTCCTGGACCCCAGCTTTTACAAAGGCAAGAAGTCCCAGGAGCAGCTCAGCGTGCTTAAAGACAGCTTCCTGGTGAAGCAGTGGCCCGACCCGGAGGAGGTGGAGCGCCTCATCGGCCTCACGGGCCTCACGGTGCGCGAGGTCCGCAAGTGGTTCAGCGACCGGCGCTACCACTTCCGCAACTGCAAGAGCTCCCGCTCCGGCACGGGCGGGCAGAGTAAGTCCAGCGCCGCGTCGGGGAGCAGCGCCTCCCCCGTGGACCTGTCGGAGGGTAGCAGCAGCAACTCCGGTGCCAAAACCCCGCAGCACAGCTCCCGCGGCGCCGCCCAGAGcccaccccccacacacacgCCCACATCGCCCACAAATCCTTCCAGGAGGCTCTTCAGGTTGCCCTCACCTGATTTCACCGCCGTCCGCTACAAGGAGAGAGACCCCCACCAGGTGAGGTTCCTTTGAACCTTTTATTCTTAACTTGTTGTTCATAAATACCCATTTTAAGGAGGTAAACCTTCAGCTTTTAGTTTACATTCACAACGTTGTCCTGCGTCTGCTGATGCGTTTCACTAAAAGTCTCGTTTTCACATAAAACTATTCTGTGAAATCGAGGTCCTGAAGTGTGGAAGGAGTTGCTTGAGTGTTAAATTTCCACAGTCATGGaagatttggggagccgtgtcGAATCCAAAGTCAGAGCGTCTGGAACTCTTTGTTTCCCTTTGCTGACGatctttatggagatgctgatcgTAGTTCGCTGTAGGCGACTCTGCCAAAGGCACCAAAACCTGCTTTAATGAGCAGAATGTCCCTCCATTGGCCAGCAAATCCCTCCAACCTCATCAAGGCAGTAAATCATGTGACAGgacagggtgcttgcgcaagtcttgaaagtcttaataagtatggaattttgaaacactgttttccagaccttgaaaagtcttgaattttgtgtgaaagtcttaataaagtatggggaaaaaaaatgtatggtagaattttacagtatgctcaaaggcattgtgaaatgagaaataggaaggtatgctataaaactataattttactaactggtcacgtactgtattagcctaatggaatcaaacacttgtttgatgtgaaattcatatacttgtgattttcatgttttgaaacgttttcatcagtaaaagcataatttactgtgaataatgcatttgttcattgaatactagcctataaaaattaacatttctaataaacagtttgtacaatctcaaccaatgaagtaggcagtaggcacacaagtatacaagtacataaagttaaggtcttggggaaaaaaatatcagttttaaaaaagtctggaaaaagtctggaattttaatttagaaaaagagcaagcaccctgcaGGAGTGGCGACAAtattctgattttaaaatgcCATCTATCTCTTCTTTACACGTTACCTTCTAGGTTATAACCCTGGAGGCCAGCTTTGCGCAGAACGCCGACCCGTCAGGAGAGGAAGTGGACCGGCTGCGCTCCGAGACCAAGATGACTCGGCGGGAGATCCACGGCTGGTTCGCCGAGAAGAGGAAGAGGGTGGCTgctgagaagaagaaggaggaggcgGAGCAGGCGCCCAAAGAGGACGAGGAGATGGAGGTGGACGGGGAGGAGAGGCAGAAGGACGATGGTTCTGGGGAACCAAAGGTCAACCCCATCAAAATAAACCTGAAGATGCTGAAGGTGACCGAGGCCAGCGGCAAAACGGAGGGGGAGGCGCTGATCAACGCGGCCCTACAGTCCCAGCCCGCCGGCACGCCCGCCTCCTCGCCGAGCCCCACCTCCTCCACCAAACCGCCCCAAGCCGCCACCCCGGCGCCGAAAACGTCCCACTCCCCCAAACCCACGACGGCCCGGGGCAAGAAGACGGCggagcagctccacctgctgaaACAGGTCTACGCTCGGACCCAGTGGCCCAGCGCCACCCAGTACGACGAGCTGATTTCAGGGACCGGGCTGCCCAGGCCCGAAGTAGTGCGCTGGTTCGGCGACTCCCGTTACGTGCAGAAGAACGGACAGCTGAAGTGGCTGGAGGAGTACCAGAACATGGCGctggaggaggagctgcagacggAGAACGCCAAGATCCTCCAGGACCATCTGAGAGCCAACGGCAGCCTGGAGGACCCGCAGGTACCGACCGGCCGCTGCTCTTCTCCTCACACGCACAAACCAAACGGGTCACATGTCTGAAGGAGGGAAGTCTTTAGtggggctgggcgataaatcgatttaatcgattcaTTCGAATTTataattctttaagatttcatttttggaaaatctggattttattttgccaatacactcattgggtttccatgaagagaacagcatgtgatgctgaatatatgtttaggcaaatgtattgtcgaaatattgttaagtagaaacttttttttaccataatacgaggtacttcatttacttatttacttttttttaacttagtttgaagttcacaagtgcagtgaagcctgttcttagcttaATGTGTAAtgccactagcagcaaatgttttgttatattttcattgtttataatggcacggctgccatcttgtttgacaagcatgtttcacggcttgtttttagttgcactttgaattcagttcaactccctgacgaatgcttgacataaaagcaaggttttaaaataatttctttaatttctttttatgaaacaaaaagtaggaaaaaaattgatcaatcggatttggtatgataaaatcagagatttatttttcaatccatatcacccagccctagtcTTTAGtgatgaaaatatttatttcagagCTGCGTTGGTAAGGATTTGAGTCACAACTAGAAAGGCCGAGTTTAACTTCCCTTATTCAACTTTCTGAGAGAGAATTTTCAGCAAGAGCCggtaataaaaagataaataatacattttatttaaaagcgcTTTTCTGAATACTcagacactttacaaaaaagTACATTAAATCAACAAAACAGTATGAAATAACACTAAACGcactaaaacacaaaacaaattataCTGAGTTAAACTTAaaaagcaagtttaaaaacGTGTTTTTATCAGAGATTTGAAGGCAGTAAGTAAGATAAATTCATCGCTCACCAGCAGACACAACGGAGTGGTTTGAAAATATAGTTAATACTGTTTTTATAACTAAAGCAGCCAGTTGTGGGCTAGCGACCCCGCTTGCAATTAGCTCAGCTTGTTagatttgtgctttttgttttcttccataTTTTGTGCAATGACTGCGTGGGAACTTTCTAACATTAGCAGGTTTTAATCCTGCTCTTTAGTTTGTCTGTATGACAAGAACGACGTTACAACGGCAGTAATAATTTTGgctattttttaatcattagaTATAATCAAcgcttttctgtttgtttgttttttttgttttttaaatcagtccaaAGTCAATctttttgacaccatgttgtgATAAAGCGGCCATCAGACCATGACGCTGTCATACTGACCCAAAGCAGCATCCAGCAGTGATCAGGTAGTTTTATGCTGCTGCCGCTCCATTTCCCCTGCTCCTCGGGAAGCTCCGACTTTGAGAGCATCAAAGTCTGGGACAGAAGTCGGTTCTTGGATTCTCCTCCTTTCATCCGTCAGCGCTTTAAAAGGCTTTTGTTCTGAGGGACCTGAAGAACTGATCCTGATGAGAAATCAAAGACCTCGTTGCTTTTATCCGCCTACAAAGATTCAGGCCGCTAAgatctgcattttgttttgatttcgtTCATTtatatgaacttttttttttttttttaaaggagaggAACGATTTGATCAAAGTAGCAAAATAAAGACTGCTACTGAAAGTATTAGCACCTTCAGCTGGCAGTGTGAACAGGGCATTTATGATGATTAGAGCTACACAGCATTCTGCAATAAATTGATCATTACAGCGTCATTGTGTTCTTCGTCAATATCTGAAAAGACTTTTTGCACGCGGTATTTTCTGGCCAGGCGTCAGAAGCCAAACGCAGCGCAGAGCAGGAAGGCATTCAGCACATGGATGCTACACGTCGCACTGGACCACGTTCTAATGTTGtgaacattaataataaaactccGTCCTCAGGCTGGGTCTGCTGGTCACCATCAGGATTCAGAAAAGAATTAGAGATAAAACGTTCAGCAGATAAATGTGAGCTTCAGAGAACAGCGTAGATCAACCTCTCTCTCATCCCTTTCAGGTCAGTCGGTCCATTTCCTGATGTAACATTTTACCATCAAGCTCTGACATTTTGCCACCATTTCTAAGAATTCACacgttaatttatttcattgcaaaatactatttaaaatttgaaatgggAGCTTTGAAATGGAGATGAATTTAGGGTTTCCTCGTGGCTCCAGCTCCAGCGTTTCCGGGCATCGGACGTCGTTAAACCTTTAATCTTTCTGTCCCAGTTAAAGGAGCTGGCTGAGAAGACTGGTCTGACCAGCGACTTGGTGCGGCACTGGTTCTCCACCAGGGCGGCGACGCCCGACGTCAAGCAAGGCGCCGCCCACCGGACGGGACCGGTCGCCGCAGCAGAGCCGGCGGCGCCGTCATCAGCAGGAAGCTCCCCACTGGAGCCGCAGCCAGGAGGCGGCACCGAGGAGAAAATGGAGCAGTCGGTGTGCGGCGTGGCAACGGAGGCGCAGGAGGCCAACGGCGACGGCTCCGCTGCTGAAGGTAAACCTGGAGTCTTAATACTTAAATGTGACGGGGGGGGGCAACAGGAAGTCAGAAAATAAGTGCTGCACCAACACCTCAGCGTGTATAATTATCAGGTGACACAGAATGGTTTGGGCTGAACCTACAGGCGATGAGTAACGAGGCGTGCTGTGGCAGATTTGCTCCAAACCAAAGCCTGTCTGGTCCCAGTAAACAGCTTCCACTGTTTGGATTGACACTTTTTTATGAAGCACGTTTggataatctgttttttttttttttcttccccctgcAGGAACTGAGGGAGTCTTTGTGTGAGGATGAAGGAACGTGGTCTTTGTTCCTGGTCTGAGGACAACTCGGCAGATGGGTTTTGTAACTGGATCACCGGTTTGAACCCGATCTGATCCACCCTTCctctcccctcccccccctccctcctacAAGAGATGAACACTAAAGCCAACCCTCCCGTTCCTCCTTGAGCCATTTCACGGAGCTCTCCGCTCCTCGTACACTCCTGGGTGACTGATCCCGGATCAGCCCGTTTACTTCCTGTTCGGTGGACAGGACAGAGGCCCGATCAGGCGTGGGAATCGGACAAGTTGGGAGGTCGCTCGCCTCAGAGCAGCTTTTTATCTGCAGACCTGCTCCTAGTTTTCATCACGTCTTCTGCTCACTCAGACGTCCAAACCTGGCTGCTGTCAGCGCGTCTGTCCTGAACGCGTTTTCTTAGCTTGGACCGGACGGGACTTTGTTCAGGCAGGAGACATTTGGACTCTGGGACGTCCGAGGGAATAAAGAGCCGACATGTTAACGCGGAGGATGGATCTTCTGGTAGCATCAACTGCTTCTCTACGTCTCGTTTGTTTTCTAGAAACTTCTTTAGgaataaatgtaactaaaaGATCTGAACTTGTACCAGAGTTCCTCATTTATTATGCTTGATGTACAATTTTTACAGATGCATTTTGGAGAATAAACAGAAGGACAATGAGTTCAAGCCTGTTTTTATTCACCGATCCTAGATGAGTGGGACCTGACGAAACGCTTTTGGAAGATTTCTCACAATATTGAGTAGCCCTGaagattaatttaaattaaaacccaCTAGCATTGAACGGCATTTTACCATATAAACACTGAAACCTGTGCCGTTTATATTAAACCTCTGTACTCTGATAAAatcaaagtcaaaaacaaacagggaagCCATATTTTGCTTCCATCTAACAAAGTGTGCATCACTTTAGTGTTTGTTGTTCACagaaaatccaaatgaaatacTGTGTTTGTTCCTAGGATAACCTGCATTACATCTTTTTATTGAAGAAAAGACCAAATATCTTCATATCCCTCCCGTTGGTTCCACGCTTGACCCGTTTTCAGTTCTGCACGACTACTCGCCGCGTTTGGCCGCTGTTCACGTCTCAAAGTGCAACGACGGTCGTCTCCTGCGGCGCTGCatcagaagcaaaaaaaaacaaaactacctACTCCACAATTCGATAAGTAAATAAGACCAAGAAGGATGTATAAAGCAGTgagtattttatttacttttcagGCTTGAATATGTTCCAtatgaaaaggcaaaaaaaaaaaaaaaaaaattaatacttCTCTTCATAGTTTAGGCACATTACAGGAAGGCAAATGTAAATGAGGCCATCACtagcataagaaaaaaaaaaagataaaattataaagaaaaagcaaaagtaaTCTGACCTCAACGCAGAGAATATTCCTACAGACACGTTCTGAAACCGGTAAACAATCCGTCACAATACGTGATCACGGCTGTGGGGAGACGTTATGTTAATGTTATGGTTCTGCAGGCAGGCCAGAAATAAGAGCAACGCACTGCCGTAAGGGGGGGAGCTcc
It encodes the following:
- the zhx3 gene encoding zinc fingers and homeoboxes protein 3 isoform X1; its protein translation is MASKRKSTTPCMIPSKVIRSVEEAERDSPVPLRHPRVSGGDRRSPLAPSNSIKPEAGDIDKDSGGTYTCKPCNFETLDLNLFLDHVYTGHPDFRADPGFVCMSCGVSSPKFEGLALHNARVHPSTLNTTLQLRKRDRRVVVEQNLVIGAEVCRDSEISITKTPIMRMLKGKCEAKRIVVSHPVNDEAPSDTHSLSISRESERKESAAVTVAHVPTIVHNGTSKTTLASAIQIVNGSAGLPLLKTPITQVVSVAQNRSLHHAAPITASTSISSASSSSSSQNLPKVMIPLSSIPTYSAAMDSSSFLKTSFSKFPYPTKAELCYLTVVTKFPEEQIKIWFTAQRLKQGISWSPEEIEEARRKMFNTIIQTAPVGSQGQSQSHHGPAPHTITVLPASLGPTGIPQFLQGSLVSQGGVIVTQPVVANGIQVSSAPVALAVTPKPQAAARPMMQARPAAAPAADKGTGVVVGTAGSGSGGGAGSNIVPSSKAVTSSAEGGAINLSLGNGSHSNTKVSGVNGKHSGAEAPSSDRSSSDAKNADVKPNSAVQTDSKTPTDSKTVISSSDTPQSKDPTGGSSQNNSASPATEEPDPSACDSPGIKTEEPSSGAPKSSSPSPAVAPGSGAGSRTPSSAFLDPSFYKGKKSQEQLSVLKDSFLVKQWPDPEEVERLIGLTGLTVREVRKWFSDRRYHFRNCKSSRSGTGGQSKSSAASGSSASPVDLSEGSSSNSGAKTPQHSSRGAAQSPPPTHTPTSPTNPSRRLFRLPSPDFTAVRYKERDPHQVITLEASFAQNADPSGEEVDRLRSETKMTRREIHGWFAEKRKRVAAEKKKEEAEQAPKEDEEMEVDGEERQKDDGSGEPKVNPIKINLKMLKVTEASGKTEGEALINAALQSQPAGTPASSPSPTSSTKPPQAATPAPKTSHSPKPTTARGKKTAEQLHLLKQVYARTQWPSATQYDELISGTGLPRPEVVRWFGDSRYVQKNGQLKWLEEYQNMALEEELQTENAKILQDHLRANGSLEDPQLKELAEKTGLTSDLVRHWFSTRAATPDVKQGAAHRTGPVAAAEPAAPSSAGSSPLEPQPGGGTEEKMEQSVCGVATEAQEANGDGSAAEGTEGVFV
- the zhx3 gene encoding zinc fingers and homeoboxes protein 3 isoform X2, with the protein product MASKRKSTTPCMIPSKVIRSVEEAERDSPVPLRHPRVSGGDRRSPLAPSNSIKPEAGDIDKDSGGTYTCKPCNFETLDLNLFLDHVYTGHPDFRADPGFVCMSCGVSSPKFEGLALHNARVHPSTLNTTLQLRKRDRRVVVEQNLVIGAEVCRDSEISITKTPIMRMLKGKCEAKRIVVSHPVNDEAPSDTHSLSISRESERKESAAVTVAHVPTIVHNGTSKTTLASAIQIVNGSAGLPLLKTPITQVVSVAQNRSLHHAAPITASTSISSASSSSSSQNLPKVMIPLSSIPTYSAAMDSSSFLKTSFSKFPYPTKAELCYLTVVTKFPEEQIKIWFTAQRLKQGISWSPEEIEEARRKMFNTIIQTAPVGSQGQSQSHHGPAPHTITVLPASLGPTGIPQFLQGSLVSQGGVIVTQPVVANGIQVSSAPVALAVTPKPQAAARPMMQARPAAAPAADKGTGVVVGTAGSGSGGGAGSNIVPSSKAVTSSAEGGAINLSLGNGSHSNTKVSGVNGKHSGAEAPSSDRSSSDAKNADVKPNSAVQTDSKTPTDSKTVISSSDTPQSKDPTGGSSQNNSASPATEEPDPSACDSPGIKTEEPSSGAPKSSSPSPAVAPGSGAGSRTPSSAFLDPSFYKGKKSQEQLSVLKDSFLVKQWPDPEEVERLIGLTGLTVREVRKWFSDRRYHFRNCKSSRSGTGGQSKSSAASGSSASPVDLSEGSSSNSGAKTPQHSSRGAAQSPPPTHTPTSPTNPSRRLFRLPSPDFTAVRYKERDPHQVITLEASFAQNADPSGEEVDRLRSETKMTRREIHGWFAEKRKRVAAEKKKEEAEQAPKEDEEMEVDGEERQKDDGSGEPKVNPIKINLKMLKVTEASGKTEGEALINAALQSQPAGTPASSPSPTSSTKPPQAATPAPKTSHSPKPTTARGKKTAEQLHLLKQVYARTQWPSATQYDELISGTGLPRPEVVRWFGDSRYVQKNGQLKWLEEYQNMALEEELQTENAKILQDHLRANGSLEDPQAGSAGHHQDSEKN